A portion of the Gossypium arboreum isolate Shixiya-1 chromosome 8, ASM2569848v2, whole genome shotgun sequence genome contains these proteins:
- the LOC108469673 gene encoding protein transport protein SEC16B homolog isoform X2, translated as MDSGVKEVGWKSFYADSNENGVHGFGSFSDFFNDLGENSPGEFPGKVDASMTTYVLDQNSVNSHGQYYDGGQVYGASTADNGNEQDYNSIQYWESMYPGWKYDTNTGQWYQVDGYEGKFQATFESSGGDGSGQAGVSFLQHTVQSLAGTTMTLENGVHERLANWNQVSQVNNGYPEHMIFDPQYPGWYYDTIAQEWRSLESYNASVQSMFQGSNQQIQNGFASTDGHSQSNSYDVYGEYGQGDSYASQSLGSPGGHGNWGDSFGNCNGPSLNMWQPGAVAKTDTVSSFAGNQQPDTSYGSNMAMNNLVSHFKSSHNALQEVQSLNSANQVHAEANGVTGLRSFIPSEKFNHQFNQTNIKKNEQMHFSNDFYGGQKSVNVSQQPLQSDQQFPYASNTGRSSAGRPPHALVTFGFGGKLIVMKDASPLQNLSFGAQGSLGASISVLNLLEVVNGNTSHSGAVVTACDYFRTLCQQSFPGPLVGGNVSGKELNKWIDERIASCESPDMDYRKGEALKLLLSLLKIAYQHYGKLRSPFGADTLLKETDTPESAVAKLFASAKRKDTPYDTLSHCLQQLPSEGQIHATAFEVQNLLISGRKQEALQRAQEGQLWGPALVLASQLGNQFYIDTVKQMAVRQLVAGSPLRTLCLLIAGQPAEVFSTGTSIDSLNVSEQHTQIGANCMLDDWEENLAVITANRTKDDELVIIHLGDCLWRERSEITAAHICYLVAEANFESYSDSARLCLLGADHWKFPRTYASAEAIQRTELYEYSKVLGNSQFILLPFQPYKLVYAYMLAEVGKISDSLKYCQAILKSLKTGRAPEVETWKQLILSLEDRIRIHQQGGYAANLAPAKLVDKLLNFFDSTAHLVVGSLPPPAPSASNGNFQGNDQFHQQTGPRVSASQSTMTMSSLMPSSSMEPISDWAGRGADGKMTMHNRSVSEPDFGRTPRQVDSSKEAEASTTQVKASGSVGASRFGFGFGSQLLQKTVGLVLRPRSDKQAKLGEKNKFYYDEKLKRWVEEGAEPPAEEPALAPPPTTAAFQNGRSDYNLNSTLNSEVSPSNGSPELKNLTPVEPASGVPPIPTISNQFSARGRLGVRARYVDTFNQGGGGQANLFQSPAVPSVKPAMAANAKFFIPIPASTNEQMMEAIAENAQEENGTSNNPTTSNANEFYESALNIQKIPSVDNITKTANGFPLHSRRTASWSGSNFGNVVTPSKAEIGQLGEATGMFPSSIMPGQRNGSFGDELHEVEL; from the exons GTATGACACAAATACAGGGCAGTGGTATCAGGTGGATGGTTACGAGGGGAAATTTCAAGCGACATTTGAGAGTTCAGGTGGTGATGGCAGTGGGCAAGCAGGGGTTTCTTTCTTGCAGCACACAGTTCAGTCTCTTGCTGGGACTACGATGACTTTGGAGAATGGTGTCCATGAGAGGTTGGCAAATTGGAATCAGGTTTCACAAGTGAATAATGGGTATCCAGAACATATGATTTTTGACCCTCAATACCCTGGTTGGTATTATGACACAATTGCCCAAGAATGGCGGTCACTGGAGAGCTATAATGCTTCTGTTCAGTCAATGTTTCAAGGTAGTAATCAGCAAATTCAAAATGGATTTGCTTCTACTGATGGGCATTCTCAAAGTAACAGTTATGATGTTTATGGTGAATATGGGCAAGGTGATAGCTATGCGTCACAAAGCCTTGGAAGCCCTGGTGGACATGGTAATTGGGGAGACTCCTTTGGTAATTGTAATGGTCCTAGTTTGAATATGTGGCAACCTGGGGCTGTTGCCAAAACTGACACAGTTTCTAGCTTTGCTGGAAACCAGCAACCGGATACATCGTATGGTTCGAATATGGCTATGAACAACCTTGTAAGTCACTTTAAGTCATCCCATAATGCTCTGCAGGAAGTTCAGTCACTCAATAGTGCTAATCAGGTTCATGCTGAGGCCAATGGAGTTACCGGGTTAAGGAGCTTTATTCCTAGTGAGAAATTCAACCACCAGTTTAATCAAACAAATATAAAGAAAAATGAGCAAATGCATTTCTCAAATGATTTCTATGGGGGCCAGAAGTCTGTAAATGTTTCCCAGCAGCCGCTTCAGAGTGACCAGCAGTTTCCTTATGCTTCTAACACAGGGAGATCATCTGCCGGGCGTCCTCCACATGCACTAGTTACTTTTGGTTTTGGTGGAAAACTCATAGTAATGAAAGATGCCAGTCCTCTGCAGAACTTATCATTTGGTGCCCAG GGTTCTTTAGGAGCCTCTATCTCTGTTCTCAATTTGTTGGAAGTTGTCAATGGAAACACAAGTCATTCTGGTGCTGTAGTGACGGCTTGTGATTATTTTCGTACTCTGTGTCAACAATCCTTTCCCGGTCCGTTGGTTGGTGGAAATGTAAGCGGTAAAGAGTTGAACAAGTGGATTGATGAAAGAATTGCCAGCTGTGAATCACCGGACATGGACTACAGAAAAGGTGAAGCTTTGAAGCTTCTTCTCTCATTGCTTAAAATAGCTTACCAGCATTATGGAAAACTTCGGTCTCCTTTTGGTGCTGACACTCTATTGAAG GAGACTGATACTCCAGAATCAGCAGTTGCTAAGCTCTTTGCATCTGCAAAGAGGAAGGACACACCTTATGACACTCTTAGCCACTGCTTGCAGCAATTGCCGTCTGAAGGGCAAATTCAT GCAACTGCTTTTGAGGTACAGAATCTACTGATTTCTGGTAGAAAGCAAGAAGCTCTACAGCGTGCACAAGAAGGTCAATTGTGGGGACCTGCACTTGTCCTTGCATCACAACTTGGTAATCAG TTCTACATTGATACCGTGAAGCAAATGGCAGTTCGTCAGCTGGTAGCAGGGTCTCCTTTACGGACATTATGCCTGCTAATTGCTGGGCAACCAGCAGAAGTTTTTTCTACTGGCACCAGCATTGATAGCTTGAATGTGTCTGAACAGCATACTCAG ATTGGGGCTAATTGCATGCTCGATGACTGGGAAGAGAACTTGGCTGTAATCACTGCTAACAGAACCAAAGATGATGAGCTTGTAATTATTCATCTTGGAGATTGCCTGTGGAGGGAAAGAAGTGAG ATAACTGCAGCGCACATCTGTTATTTAGTTGCTGAAGCAAACTTTGAGTCATATTCGGATAGTGCTAGACTGTGTCTTCTTGGAGCAGATCACTGGAAGTTTCCCCGAACCTATGCTAGTGCAGAAGCTATCCAG AGGACTGAGTTATATGAATATTCAAAGGTTCTAGGAAACTCTCAGTTCATCCTGCTACCATTTCAGCCTTACAAGCTTGTATATGCATACATGCTGGCTGAAGTTGGAAAAATTTCAGATTCATTGAA GTACTGTCAAGCCATATTAAAATCTCTGAAAACTGGACGAGCGCCTGAGGTAGAAACGTGGAAACAATTAATTTTATCTCTAGAGGATAGGATAAGAATCCATCAACAG GGGGGGTATGCTGCAAATTTAGCTCCAGCTAAATTAGTTGATAAATTGCTAAATTTTTTTGATAGTACTGCACACCTTGTTGTGGGGAGTCTACCACCACCTGCTCCATCAGCATCAAATGGAAATTTTCAAGGTAATGATCAGTTCCACCAACAAACTGGGCCAAGAGTATCTGCTAGCCAATCAACAATGACTATGTCATCTTTGATGCCCTCTTCTTCAATGGAGCCTATAAGTGATTGGGCAGGAAGGGGGGCTGATGGCAAAATGACAATGCATAATAGAAGTGTTTCAGAGCCAGACTTTGGCAGAACTCCAAGACAG GTTGATTCATCAAAGGAAGCAGAAGCATCCACTACACAAGTCAAAGCATCAGGGTCGGTAGGGGCATCTCgctttggttttggttttggctCACAGCTTCTCCAGAAGACTGTGGGATTAGTCTTAAGGCCTCGCTCAGATAAACAG GCTAAGCTGGGTGAAAAGAATAAATTCTACTATGATGAAAAACTTAAGAGATGGGTTGAGGAAGGTGCTGAACCTCCAGCTGAAGAACCAGCCTTGGCACCACCTCCAACCACTGCTGCATTCCAGAATGGAAGGTCTGACTACAACTTGAACTCTACATTGAACAGCGAGGTCTCTCCTTCGAATGGGAGCCCAGAATTAAAAAATCTAACCCCAGTTGAACCTGCTTCTGGGGTCCCACCTATTCCTACCATCTCCAATCAATTCTCAGCTCGTGGACGACTGGGTGTTCGAGCAAG ATATGTGGACACATTCAACCAAGGTGGTGGTGGCCAAGCAAATTTATTCCAATCACCTGCTGTTCCCTCTGTTAAGCCTGCAATGGCAGCAAATGCAAAGTTCTTTATTCCCATTCCTGCATCAACAAACGAGCAAATGATGGAGGCAATAGCCGAAAATGCACAAGAAGAAAATGGAACTAGTAATAACCCTACGACATCCAATGCGAATGAGTTCTATGAATCTGCCTTGAATATACAGAAGATTCCTAGCGTGGATAATATTACAAAAACTGCCAATGGTTTTCCACTTCACTCAAGACGAACAGCCTCATGGAGCGGAAGCAACTTTGGAAATGTAGTTACTCCTAGTAAGGCTGAAATCGGACAATTAGGGGAAGCAACAGGAATGTTTCCATCTTCGATTATGCCGGGTCAAAGGAATGGTAGTTTCGGTGATGAACTACATGAGGTAGAACTTTGA